Below is a genomic region from Halobacterium sp. CBA1132.
AGTCACGGTCGAACTGTACGAGGCCACCGTCCCGATTCCGGTGACGGTGCGCGGCGACCAGATTCGCGTGCTGGACAGTGAGGAGCGCTGAAAGCGCTCCTCAAGCAGCGCGAGCGGCGTAGCCGCGAGCGTATTCCGAAGAACGCTAGCGACTTCCGACTCAGTTCTGGGCGGCTGGTTCGACAATCGTATTTTCGAGCGTGCCGACGCCCTCGTAGGTGATTTCGACGGTGTCGCCGGGTTCGACGAGCCCCGGGTTCGCGGGGCTGCCGAACGCGATGACGTCGCCGGGGTGGAACGTGAACCGCTCGGAGAGGAACGACACGACCTCGTAGGGGTCGAACAGCATCAGTTCGGTGTTGGCTTCCTGCCGGCGTTCGCCCGCGACGTCGGTGTGCATGTCGATGCCGCGCGGGTCGAGGTCCGTCTCGACCCACGGGCCGAGCGGCCCGGAGCGGTCGAAGGCCTTGCGCGCGGTGCGACCAGGTTGGTCGAGCGCGTCGAGGTCGTTCATGATGGTGAACCCGCGGAGCACGTCCTCGACCTCGCTCTCGTCGACGCGGTGGCACGTCTCGCCGACGACGGCCGCGAGTTCGCCCGCGTACGTCAGTTCGTCCGTGAACGTCGGGTACGGGACGTCGGCGCCGTGGCCGACCACCGACACGGGCGGCTTGATGAAGAAGTCCGGCTGGTCGGGGCGCTCGTAGTCCATCTGGTCGAGCGTCTCGGCGTAGTTGCGGCCGACGCAGTATAGGGCCGACGGGTCGCAGGGCGCCACGAGCGCGCCGTCCTCGCCGACGACGTACTCGGCGTCGTCGGTGGTGACGACGCCGTCGCGGTACTCGCCCGCCACGATGCCGTCGTCGGTCTGGAGTCGTGCGAGTCGCATGGCTGGACGTCACGGAGCCGCGACAAATCGCTTACGAACGCGGGAGAACTAGCTCGTGGTGGCGTGGGCGGCCTCGGTCGCCTCCGCGGCGTCGACGGGTTCGTCGCTGAGGAGGTCTTCGAGCACCGCCGGGTCGAGCGCGTCGGCGACGTCGTCGAGGACGCGCTCGCGCTCCCGGATGGCTTCGGCGTCGCCGTCGTAGAAGCGGACGTACTCGGCGCGCGTGTGTTCGCGGAGCCCGTGCTTGATGGCGAAGAACCCCTCGGGGACCGTCTCATCGCAGATTTCGCACTCGTGGGCGTCGTGGTCCGCGACCTGATGGGCCAACAGCGCTTCGACGCTTCCGAACGTCGACCCACAGCCGACAATCGCACACTCCCACGCAGACATGGGTATCCGTAGCCTGAGCGCGCAAATAAACCTTGTGTCGGATTCTCGACCACTGAACCCGCTCCGTCAGTCGATTGTATGCTTTCTGTCTGACGAATTATCGCGCCGAGAGCACTTAGAGGGGGACGTTACCGCATAACAATCGAGCCCTGATGCGGGCGGTAGGGACTTCCTGAAGTGGTTCTTGGGAAAACCGCCCGCAAAGTAATCCGCTACTGCCCGCCACGCTTCCGGAAATCAGAGATTCTCGACGTCAGGCTCGTTTCACTCACCAGACTTCCGGGAGACTCCGTCTCCCGACGAGTGGCTCACTGCTGTTCGCTCTTCCGGAAATCGAAGATTTCCGGCGTCTGCCTCGCTACTGCTCGCCAGACTTCCGAAAATCACCGATTTTCGGCGACTGGTTCGTGTTACTCACCAGACTTCCGGGAGACTCCGTCTCCCGACGAGTGGCTCACTGCTGTTCGCCACTCTGCCTATAGATGAGGTTCCGCTGAATCTCGTTGGCGCCCTCGTAGATGACCGGGATGCGGGCGTCGCGATAGACGCGGGCGATGCGGCGGTCGGTGAGAATCGAGCGCCCGCCGTGGAACTGCATCCCCTGTTCGGCGTTGTCGACGGCGACCTCCGTGGACTTCGTCTTCGCCATCGCCGCCCACAGGCCGGGTTCGTCGTAGTTTTTGACCTTGTTGGCGGCGCGGTAGTTCAGCGCGCGCGCGGCCTCGAATTCGAGGCGCATGTCCGCGAGGCCGTGCTGGACGGCCTGGAAGTCCGCGACGTGGCGGCCGAACTCCTCGCGCTCGTGGACGAAGTCCCACGCTTCTTCGAGCGCGGCGGCGGCGAGACCGAGGCCGTGCCCGCCGACGACGACGCGGCCGTGGTTGAAGAAGTCCGCGAGCATCATGAACCCGGCTCCCTCGCTGCCGATGAGGTTCTCCTCGGGAATCCGGCAGTCGTCGAAGACGATGTGGGCTTGCTTGGACGCCCGCATCCCCATCTTCTCGGGGATGTGCTCGGCCACGTACCCGTCGGCGTCCGTGGGCACGATGAAAAGCGAGTAGTCCATGTAGCGGTCGCCGGTGTCGCCGGTCTTGGCGTACACCGTCACCCAGTCGGCTTCGACGCCGTTCCCGATCCAGTACTTCTCGCCGTTCAGGACGTACTCGTCGCCGTCCGCGTCGGCGGTCGTGTGCATCCCCGCGAGGTCGGACCCGACGTCGGGCTCGGAGACCGCAAGCCCCGTAATCTGGTCGTTCGCCGCGACCGGGCGGAGGTACTCGTCTTTCTGGTCTTCGGTGCCGTACTCTTCGAGCATCTCCGCGCCGAAGCTCGCGAGCTGGAGGGTCAGCGCGATGCCGGCGTCCGCGCGGTAGAACTCCTCGGCGATTGCCAGCATCTGTTCGAGGTCGAGGCCGCGGCCGCCGTACTCCTCGCCGATGTCTTGGGCGACGAGTCCGGCGTCCATGCCGGCCTCCAGAATCTCCCACGGGTAGTCGCCGGTCCGGTAGAACTCTTCGGCGTTCGGCGCGATGTGCTCCTCGGAGAACTCGCGGGCGTCGCGTTTGACGTCCAGCGCGTGCTCGGGGACGATGTCCTCGGAGAGCAGGTTCAGACTCATACCGGGGCTTGGGGCGCCACGGGCATAAACGGCCGCGAACGTTCGGCAGCGGGCGCGAAGTTTATCCGCCGGAACCGTAAACCGCTAAACCTCGGCACGCAAATCCACGCTCGTGCCGACGACACGGGTCGACCTCCACGTGAAGGTACTCGACGACGAGGCCGTGCGCCGCGCGAAGGCGGCCGGCGTCGACGTGCTGGTGTACGCCCCGCACTTCACGCGGCTGCCGGAGGTCCGCGAGCGCGCCGCCGAGTTCTCCGACGACGAGCTGCTGGTGGTCCCCGGCCGCGAGGTGTTCACCGGGTCGTGGCGGGACCGCAAGCACGTCCTCGCCGTCGGTCTCGACGACCCGGTACCGGACTTCGTGACGCTGGACGGTGCGTTCGCGGCGTTCCGCGAGCAGGGCGCTGCGGTGCTGGCGCCCCACCCCGAGTTCTTGACGGTGAGTCTCACGGCCGACGAAATCGAGCGGTTCCGCGAGGACGTCGACGCCGTGGAGACGTACAATCCGAAGCACTTCGCGTGGGACGACGACCGAGCGCGAGCGCTCTCGAACGGCTACGACATCCCCGGGTTCGCGTCCTCGTACGCCCACCGCTCGCCGACCGTGGGCGGCGTCTGGACGGAGTTCGACGCCGACATCCAGTCGGAAGCGGACCTCGTGGACGCTCTCACGGGCGGCGTCCCGCGGCGGACCTACCACCAGCGCAGCCCCCGATTCCGGGCGCGCGAACTGGTGGAGAAAGCCCACCTCGCGTACGAGAACACGTGGGAGAAAGTCGACCGCATCCTCCTCTCGGGGATGGAACCCACCCACCCCCGCCACATCGCGTACGGCGGGAAGTTCGACGACGTCGCCGTCTACTAGAACAGGCTGCTGACGGCGTCCGTCGGGACGTACTGCGGGGCGACGTGGACGACCACTGCGATTACGGCGAGTTCGACGAGCGTGATGACGACGGTGACGGTGCTTGCGTACTTCGAGACGGTCGTGACGCCGATGGGAAGTCCGTACTCTTGGTCCGACAGCGGGTAGAACAGCGCGATGCCGCGCTTGCTGCCGACGACGTCGAGGACGTAGTGGGTGGCGATGCCGATCCAGACGTACTGAAGGTTCCCGCCGAAGTACATCGGGAAGACGTACAGCAGCGCCAGCACCGGGATGTTGTGCAGCGTCTTGCGGTGCTTCCCGAAGTCCGTGTCGACGTCCGGGAAGAGCGCGCCGAGCACGACGGGGATGAGTACCGCTGCTATCGTGTGCAGCGTCTCGACGCCGCCCGACGGGTAGAGCACGTACCCGAGGCCGATGGCGAGCAGGATGCCGTTGAGGATGTGGTCGCCCTTGTTCATCATCGAGGCCGAGAGCACGCGGCCACGTCACCGTTTCGGCACGCGCTCGCTAGCCGCGGACGCTCTCGACTTCCTCGCGGAGTTTGCGGAGCGCGCGCCGCGCAATCTGTTCTTTGACTTCCGTGCGACTGCCGTCGAACTCGCGTCGCTCCACGTCGGTGTAGGACGCCTGCGTCCCCCAGTCGCCGGCGTACGCGACGCCGATGTAGACGGTACCCACGGGTTTCTCCTCGCTCCCACCGGTGGGGCCGGCGATGCCCGTGGTGGAGACACCCCACGTCGTCCCTGCGGCGTCCCGGGTGGCCTGCGCCATCTGCCGGGCGACCGGCTCGCTGACCGCGCCGTGTTCGTCGAGCGCCTCGCGGGAGACGCCGGAGTCGAGTTTGGCGTCGTACGTGTACGTCACGAGCGAGCGGTCGAAGTAGTCGCTGGACCCGGAGACGTCGGTCAGCAGCGACCCGACGAGCCCGCCAGTACAGGACTCGGCGGTCGCGACGGTGTGGCCGGCGTCCGGCAGCACGTCGTTGAGTTCCTCCTCTATCGGCGGGTCGGCGGCGTACTCGCGCATGCTCGGGGGTACCGCGCCGGCGAGCAAGAAGGTGGTGGCGTCAGACGGTGTCGCGGTCCGTGTACGTGTACCGCTTCGCGATGACGCCGTCCTCGAAGACGTGAACGTCAGCGAACCCGAACTCCACGTCGTCGCCGTCCTGCACGCCCGAGAACGTGCCGCGGACGGCCGCGCGGTCGCCGTCCACGAGCACGTCGTGGACGGTGTGGCTGCCGTCTTCGAGCGGGCGGCCCTCGCGGTAGAACGCTTCGAGGTCGACCTTGCCCTCGATTGGTGGCTGGCCGGGACGGTCGTAGACGACGTCGTCGGCGAAGAGGGCCAGCAGGTCGTCGATGCGCTCGTCGTCCACGGCGTCGTAGTACTCGGCGACGTGCTCGGCGTGGTCGGTCACGGTGGAACTGTCGGGGGTCCGTCCAATCAACCGCACAGTTCCGGCAATCGGTGCCGCGTTTCCGCGGGCGAAAGAGCCACGTGGCGGGACGGAGACGCTCGCGTATGGAGTACGAGGAGCCGCTGTTCTTCCGCGTGATGGAGTACGCGGCGAAGTCAGACAGCGACGTGGTGAACATGGTCTCGGGGAACCCCGACTGGGGGTCGCCGCCCGCGCTCGCGGAGGGCCTCCGCGAGTACGCCGACACGGGCGGCGACCAGTTCCAGTACCCGCCCAGCGAGGGCCTGCGGGAACTCCGCGAGGAAATCGCGGCGCGCCGGCAGGTCCCCGTCGGGCGGGTTATCGTCACGAACGGCGCGGGCGAGGCGAACTACCTCGGGATGGCGCGCGCGCTCGAACGCGGCGCCGGCGACGAGGTCGTGATGACCGACCCGGTCTACCCCTACTACCCGGGGAAGACGGACATGCTCGGCGGCGAGCAGGTGTTCGTCGAGACGGCCGAGGACGGCAGCCTCGACCCCGCGGACGTGCGCGCTGCCGCCAGCGAGGATACCGCGTGCATCGTGGCGACGACGCCGAACAACCCCACGGGCGCGGTGTACGGCAAGGAGACGATGCGCGAACTCGTCGCCGTCGCCGAGGAACACGACGCCGTCCTCGTCAGCGACGAGGTGTACGACCACTTCGACTTCTCCGGGCGGTTCACGTCCGCGCTCGAGTTCGACTCCGAGCACCGCATCGTCGTGAACGCGTTCTCGAAGTCGCTGGCCATCACTGGGTTCCGAGTGGGCTACTGCATCGCGCCCGAGCGCCACGTCCAACCGATGAAGTCCCGACACATGTTGACGAACGTGGCGACGTCGCGGCCCGCGCAGGCCGCCGTCCTGCACGCGCTCCGCGAGACCGACCCCGACTACTACGAGCAGACTCGGCAGATGCTCGCCGAGCGCGTGGACACGTTCACGGCCGCACTTGACGACGCAGGCGCCGAGTACACCGAGCCGGACGGTTCGTTCTACGTGCTCGCTCGCTTCCCGGAGTTCCCGGGCACGCTGGAGAACACGTTCGAACTCATCGACGAGGCGGGCGTCGCGGGGATGCCGGGGTCCGGGTTCGGGACCGCCCGCGAGGACTGGCTTCGGTTCGCGCTCGTCACGCCGCGCGTCGAGGAAGCCGCCGACCGGCTCGCGGACTACTTCGCGAGCCGGTAGTCAGTACCCGCCCGCGTCCGAGAAACACCGCCCGCAGCGGCAGGCGCCGAAGTCGTCGAGCGCGCGTTCGACGGGGAGCGTCTGGATGTCGTCGTGGCTGACGTCGTTGGTGGCGCCGCACTTCGTTCGGCTGTACGGGTTCTCCACCCCCTTCTTGTGTACGGTCGCCGTGCGCTCGTTCAGCACGCCCTCCATGCTAAACCGTAACACTCGTGAGGGGGAAAACTACTGGGGCCGAGACGTTCGGTGCGCCGGCCGCGAGGACAGCGACCGACGGATTGACCCCGCTGGGCCGCCGACTGTGCGCATGGACGAAATCGAGGTCGAGGCGGTCGACTCCCTCGACCCCGGCGTGGTCAGCGACACCGCCGAGTACGTGCTGTACGGCGGGAAGGGCGGCGTCGGGAAGACGACGATGGCCGCGGCGACGGCGCTCGCGAGCGCCAACGACGGCACCGCCACGCTCGTGGTGTCGACGGACCCCGCGCACTCGCTGTCGGACACGCTGGAGTTCGACGTGCCGAGCCGGCCCGCGAAGGTGCGCGAGGCCAGCCCGCTGTGGGCGGTCGAAATCGACCCGGACGACGCGCTCTCACAGGCGGGCATGTTCGGGCAAGACGGCGGGTTCGCGGGCGGCCTCGACGAACTGCTCGGCGGCGCGGGTGGCGCTGGCGACGACGGCGCGATGATGCCGGGAGCGGACGAAGCCGCTGCGGTCCAGCTCCTCCTCGAATACATGGATGACGAGCGCTTCGACCGCGTCGTCGTCGACACCGCGCCCACGGGCCACACGCTCCGCCTGCTGGAACTCCCCGAGGTGCTGGACTCGATGGTCGGGCGCATGATGCAGATGCGCGAGCGCTTCGGCGGGATGATGGACGGCCTCACCGGGATGTTCGGGCAGGACGACGACGAGGAGCAGGCGGGCCTCGGCGACCTCGACGCCGTCGAGGAGCGCGTCGAGCGCCTCCGGGACGTGCTCACGGACCCGACGCGAACGGACTTCCGCGTCGTGCTCGTACCCGAGGAAATGAGCGTGCTGGAAGCCCAGCGGCTCACCGACCGCCTCGACGAGTTCGGCGTCCCCGTCGGAACCGTCGTCGTCAACCGCGTGATGGAACCGCTGGCGGACGCCGCCGACGTTCCCGGCGACGCGTTCGTCGCGCCGAACCACGAGGACTGCGAGTTCTGCGCGCGCCGCTGGGACGTCCAGCAGGCGGCGCTGGCGGAGGCACAGGACCTGTTCAGAAACTACGGCGTCAAGCGCGTGCCGCTGCTCGCCGACGAAGTGCGGGGCGAGCGCCCGCTGCGCGTCGTCGCCGCCTGCCTCGACGCGTAGTCAGGAGAACCGCTGGACGAGCCGGTAGCCGGCGTCCAGCCAGCGGTCCGGGAGGAAGCGCGCGAGCACGCCGACGCGGCCCGCCGTCCCCACGGGGTAGCGGGACTTCGGGTCGGGGCTGACCGCGGCTTCCGTGATGACTTCAGCGACCTTCTCGGGCGCGACCGCGCCGACGCCGTTGACCGCGCTGGCGTCCTCGAAGAACGAGTACAGCGTCTCGTAGGCGCCGCTGCGGTCGAGCCCCTGAATCTCGCTCTCGGCGCGGTCGGTGAACGAGGTGTCGACCGGCCCGGGTTCGACGACGGCGACATCGACGTCGTAGGGCGCGACCTCCGCGCGGAGCGCGTCGCTCATCCCTTCGAGCGCGAACTTCGAGCCGTTGTACGCGCCCATCCCCGGCGTCGGCACGCGCCCGGAGACACTGGAGACGTTCACGATGGTGCCGTCCTCGGCCTCGCGCATGTGCGGGAGCGCCGCCCGAATCAGGCGGTGCGGGCCGTAGACGTTCACGTCGAACTGCCGGTGGAGCTCTCTGGTGGGCACGTCCTCCAGCGGCCCGAGTTGCGCGTACCCCGCGTTGTTCACGAGGCAGTCCAGCCGGCCGTGCTCCTCGACCGTCTCGTCGACGACGTTCCGGCACTGGGCCGGCTTGGTGACGTCGAGTTCGGCGGTGTCACAGCCGGCCTCCGCGAGCGCCGCGAGGTCGTCGGTGTCCCGCGCGGTGGCGACGACCGTCCACTCCTCGTCGAGCAGCGACCGAGCGGTCGCCGCGCCGATGCCCGACGAACATCCGGTGATGAGCGCGACCTTCTCCATACCGGGGCGTCGTGGCCCCCGCAGTTAACAGTTGCATAGTCGGCCCGCTGGCGTCACCCGAGGTCGGCCATCGTCGCGGTGAACGTCACGAACCGCCCGTCTTCGCTGCGGTCGGTGACCTCGTCCGTGAACGCGCTCGCGGCGAGGCCGTCCGCCAGTTCGTCGACCGTCTCGTCGCTCGTGTCCGGTTCGAGCGCGTACACCCACGTCGCGGTGTCGGCGTCCAGCGACGCCATCGAGTTCCCCCACGCCTCGATTGCCTCGACGTCGATTTCGCCGCCCGCCGGCGGCCCCCGCTGACCGGCGACGATGCCCCGCTCGGGGAGCTTCTCGAAGATGCGCGTGAACACTGTGTCGGACTCCTCCAGACGGTCGCGCTCTCCGCGGTGGGTGTCTATCCACACCGCGAGGTCCGAGCCCGCGAGCACGGCGTCCTCGCCGAGCGCGAACTCGGTCTCGCGCTCGGTGGCTTCCGCGGTGGTGAAGCCGGCGTGCTCGCCGGTCACCTCGTATCCGTCGGACACTTCGACGGCGTTCGCGAGCGCGCTTGCGTTGAAGGACCCGAGGACGATGGTGTTCCCCGACTGTACCAGCGTGCCGTCGACGTTCTCCACGGAGAGGTTGAGGAACGACGTGCGCCCGTTCTCGACGATTTGCGCGACGCTGACCGACTGGTAGTCGAAGCGCGCGTTGCTCGACGGGAGCGTGCTGTACGCCGTGAGCCACGTCCGGAAGTCGGCGACCTCGCTCCAGTCGACGGACGCCGCGCTCTCGGTGGTCGGGGCCGCGTCGGTTCCAGTCGCGGTGTCGGCGTCGGTCGTCGCTGCGGTCGTGCTGTCGGAGTCGCCGCTCGTACAGCCCGCGAGGCCCGCGAGCGCGAGCGTCCCTGCGCTGGCGAGCACGGAGCGGCGGGAGGGGCGTCGCTGCATACTCGCTCCTGTCGGCGGGCACGCAAATCACTGTCGCGGTGTCGCAGTCGGCGAGAACGAGCGGCCGTCAGTCCTTCAGGTCGTCCGCGTACTGGTCGGCGAGCCGCGTCGGCGCGGGGAGCTTGTACCCCGTGCAGGTCGCTTCGACGATGTCGACGGTCGTTTCGGCGTCGACGCGGTGACCGGGACTCACGACGAGAGGGTTGACGTGTCGCGTCTCGGGGTTCGGGTACTGCCGGGACTGGTAGGCGTACCCGACGACGGTCCCGTCGGGCGCGTCCATCGAGTCGCCGGCTTCGATGGCAACCCGGGCGCCCTCCGGCAGCGGGTCGTCGAGTGACTCACGGGGCGTCCCGCAGAGCAGGTTCTTCGCGACGCCGACGGCCGGCGCGTCGAAGAGAACGCCGACGTGGGTCGCCAGCCCCGCCTGTCGGAAGTGGATGCGGCCGCTGCCGTCGAGGATGAGCACGTCCGGCGCCACGGACAGCGATTCGAGCGCGTCCACGATGGCGTCGCCCTCGCGGAACGCCAGCAGGCCGGGGATGTAGGGGATTTCCAGTTCCGCGCGGCCGGCGGCGCGCTCGACGACGCGGCCGTCGCGAATCGCCACCGCGGCGCTCACGGAGTAGTCGTCCCCGACGAACGCTTGGTCGACGCCGACGACCACGGGCGCGTCGCTGTCGGTGAGCGTGACCTGTTCGCCGACGCTCTCGGCGGCCGTCGGCGCGTCCGTCGGCGACTCGTCCAGTTCGAGGGCCGCCACCTCGAAGTCGAAGTCGTCCTCGAAGGCCGCCGCGGCCGCTATCTCGCGCTGGAGGTCCTCCATCTCCTCGTGGGAGCGGTCGGGGTCCGGGAGGAACTCGGGGCGAACGACGTCCATGTCAGGGCCGCCGGCGACCGGGGCCGCCCGGCCCGCCGGGGCCGCCGCCGCCGAACTGGAGTTGCTTGGGCGCGCGCTCGCCCTCGCGCTTGAGCTTCACGCCGTACAGTACGCCGAGCGCGAGGCCCGCGAGGTGCGCGAACTGCGCGACGCCGCCCCCACCGATGCCGCCGCCGACCGTCGACACGAAGATGGAGTACCCCGCGAACAGCAGCGTCGCGAGCCACAGCGGCATCGGGATGACGAAGTAGAGGTAGATGCGGAGGTTCGGGTTCAGAACCGTGAGCACGCCCATCAGCGCCGCGATGGCGCCGCTCGCACCCAGCACTGCCGAGCCCGTGAACCGGGTCAGCGTCTCGCCGTACCACCCGGGGTTCATCACGAGCGCCGCGCCGACCTGCGCGAGGCCGGCGAGCGCGCCCGCCACCACGAACAGGCCGACGAACTTCGCGGAGCCGATGCGCTTCTCGACCACGGGGCCGAAGAAGTACAGCACGATGCTGTTCAACACGATGTGGCCGAAGCCGCCGTGGGAGAACACCGACGTCACCCACGTCCAGACGGCCAGCGGCTGGGTCGTGTTGATGGTGAAGAGGTTGAGCCACTGCGCGGAGTTCGGCGCGATTCCCAGCGCGGGCGCGACGGCGTACTGCACGACGAACGTCAGCCACATCGCCGCCAGCAGCGCGAACGAGACGTTCCCGCGGAAGTAGCCGAGCACGCCGCCCGGCCCCGTGTCGAAGGGGACTTTCGCGGCGAGGCCGCCGCTCTCGCTGGACTGGGTCACGCTGTCGTCGAACCCGCTGTCGAAGACGCCGCCGGGGTCGTTCCACTCGTCGAGGCCCGGACAGTCGTGGTTCTCCGGGAGCCTGTGTTTCGAGCAGAACGTGCCGCCGCAGAGCCGACACTGGTACGGCATCGACTCCTTGTCGCCACACCGGTCACACGTCGCCATTACCGGCGGTTGGGTGGGCGCGTGGTTATCGTTTTGGGTCTCGCACGCGCACTGACCTCGCCGGGCGTCGCCGCGTCCGCCACTTTCCGCGGACCGCACGCGCCCGCCATCGACAGCTACTTGCTCGGGAATCGGGAACAGACGCCAGCATGGATGGCGACGCCGACGACGAACAGGTGTGGCGCTGCAGGGCCTGCGGGACGCGCCAACCGGACCCCGAACCGCCCTGTGAGCGCTGCTGGAACACGACGTTCGTCGCCGGCGACGGCGCGGAGGCCGTCCTCGACTCGGCCGACTCGGGAGCCGACGCCGCCGTGCTCCGCGTCGCGCAAGCGAAGTCGATTGCCACGCGCACCGCCGCGATGACGGGCGCCGTTGCGGTCGGACTCGGCGGCGTACAGGTGGCGCTGGCGGGCGTGTTCGCGGAACTCGTGTTCACCGTGTTCGTCGGCGTCGCCGCGGTCGCAGCCGTCTTCTGTCTGGTCGCTGGCGTCGCCGCTGTCGCCGACACAGTCGCCTTCGAGGAGTAGGCGCTACTCGGTCCACGGAATCGCGAGCGTCCCCACGGCGAACGCGACGACGGCCAGTACCACGACGACCGCCGCGTTCGTCGTCACGTCGCCCCCGGTGTACGTCGCCGCGCGGACGCCGCGAGCGAAGTACGCCAGCGGCGAGAGGTCCACTATCGGTCGGAACCACGCGGGGAACAGTTCGGGTTGGACGAACGTCTCCGAGAGGAAGAGCACCGGCAACGCGATGCCGTTGCTCGCGGCGATGGCGCCGTCCTGTCCGTCCGCGAGACTCCCGATGACCGCGCCGACGCCGCAGAACGCCACCGACGTGGCGGGCACGAGCACGGCCAGCCACGGGGAGAGCGTGAACGACGCGCCCGTCGCGAGCAGCGCCACCAACAGCACCGCGCACGCCGCCGCGATGAGCGCGACGTTCACGAGCGTGTGCGCGGCCAGCCACTCCGCGCGCGTCAGCGGCGTCGTCGAGAGCTTCTCGAAGCGGTTGCCCTCGCGGTGTCGCGCGACGGTGCTCCCGACCCGCGACAGCGGCGTGAACAGCACGACCGTCGCGAGATACGCAGGGACGTAGTACGCGGTCGGCTCCGTGAACAGGCCGCCGCTGCCCGACGTGGTGCGGACGAGTCCGGCGAAGATGACGATGAGCAACACCGGGAAGAAGAACGTGAAAAACACCGCCGTCCGCCGGCGCAGGAACGTCCGGTAGGTCGCAGCGGCTTCCGCGCGGATGCGAGCCAGCCGGCTCATCGCTGCACCTCCACGCCCTCGGCGTCGCCGGCGAGCGCGAGGTACGCGTCTTCGAGGGTCGGTTCACGCCACGACAGCGCGTCGAAGTCGACGCCCGCGTCGTCGAGCGCGGCCACGACGCCGCCGATGTCAGCGGGCGCCACGCCGCCGAAGACCAGTCCCTCACGGGTCGCGTCCGGCTCGAACCCGGGCACGTCGGGGGCCGCCTCGGGGTCGTCCAGTTCGACGACGAGGCGCGGCGGGCCGCCGTGTTCGGCGACGAGTTCGCGGGGCGTTCCGGTCGCGGCGACCGACCCGTCCGCGAGCAGCGCGACGCGGTCCGCGAGCCGCTCGGCTTCCGCCATGTCGTGAGTGGTGAGGAAGATGGTCGTCCCGGAGTCTGCGAGGTCCTCGAACACGCGCCAGAGCGCGCGCCGGCCAGCGGGGTCGACGGCGGTCGTCGG
It encodes:
- a CDS encoding fumarylacetoacetate hydrolase family protein, which encodes MRLARLQTDDGIVAGEYRDGVVTTDDAEYVVGEDGALVAPCDPSALYCVGRNYAETLDQMDYERPDQPDFFIKPPVSVVGHGADVPYPTFTDELTYAGELAAVVGETCHRVDESEVEDVLRGFTIMNDLDALDQPGRTARKAFDRSGPLGPWVETDLDPRGIDMHTDVAGERRQEANTELMLFDPYEVVSFLSERFTFHPGDVIAFGSPANPGLVEPGDTVEITYEGVGTLENTIVEPAAQN
- a CDS encoding acyl-CoA dehydrogenase family protein, with the translated sequence MNLLSEDIVPEHALDVKRDAREFSEEHIAPNAEEFYRTGDYPWEILEAGMDAGLVAQDIGEEYGGRGLDLEQMLAIAEEFYRADAGIALTLQLASFGAEMLEEYGTEDQKDEYLRPVAANDQITGLAVSEPDVGSDLAGMHTTADADGDEYVLNGEKYWIGNGVEADWVTVYAKTGDTGDRYMDYSLFIVPTDADGYVAEHIPEKMGMRASKQAHIVFDDCRIPEENLIGSEGAGFMMLADFFNHGRVVVGGHGLGLAAAALEEAWDFVHEREEFGRHVADFQAVQHGLADMRLEFEAARALNYRAANKVKNYDEPGLWAAMAKTKSTEVAVDNAEQGMQFHGGRSILTDRRIARVYRDARIPVIYEGANEIQRNLIYRQSGEQQ
- a CDS encoding PHP-associated domain-containing protein — encoded protein: MPTTRVDLHVKVLDDEAVRRAKAAGVDVLVYAPHFTRLPEVRERAAEFSDDELLVVPGREVFTGSWRDRKHVLAVGLDDPVPDFVTLDGAFAAFREQGAAVLAPHPEFLTVSLTADEIERFREDVDAVETYNPKHFAWDDDRARALSNGYDIPGFASSYAHRSPTVGGVWTEFDADIQSEADLVDALTGGVPRRTYHQRSPRFRARELVEKAHLAYENTWEKVDRILLSGMEPTHPRHIAYGGKFDDVAVY
- a CDS encoding metal-dependent hydrolase, whose translation is MNKGDHILNGILLAIGLGYVLYPSGGVETLHTIAAVLIPVVLGALFPDVDTDFGKHRKTLHNIPVLALLYVFPMYFGGNLQYVWIGIATHYVLDVVGSKRGIALFYPLSDQEYGLPIGVTTVSKYASTVTVVITLVELAVIAVVVHVAPQYVPTDAVSSLF
- a CDS encoding CinA family protein, whose amino-acid sequence is MREYAADPPIEEELNDVLPDAGHTVATAESCTGGLVGSLLTDVSGSSDYFDRSLVTYTYDAKLDSGVSREALDEHGAVSEPVARQMAQATRDAAGTTWGVSTTGIAGPTGGSEEKPVGTVYIGVAYAGDWGTQASYTDVERREFDGSRTEVKEQIARRALRKLREEVESVRG
- a CDS encoding nuclear transport factor 2 family protein; amino-acid sequence: MTDHAEHVAEYYDAVDDERIDDLLALFADDVVYDRPGQPPIEGKVDLEAFYREGRPLEDGSHTVHDVLVDGDRAAVRGTFSGVQDGDDVEFGFADVHVFEDGVIAKRYTYTDRDTV
- a CDS encoding pyridoxal phosphate-dependent aminotransferase — protein: MEYEEPLFFRVMEYAAKSDSDVVNMVSGNPDWGSPPALAEGLREYADTGGDQFQYPPSEGLRELREEIAARRQVPVGRVIVTNGAGEANYLGMARALERGAGDEVVMTDPVYPYYPGKTDMLGGEQVFVETAEDGSLDPADVRAAASEDTACIVATTPNNPTGAVYGKETMRELVAVAEEHDAVLVSDEVYDHFDFSGRFTSALEFDSEHRIVVNAFSKSLAITGFRVGYCIAPERHVQPMKSRHMLTNVATSRPAQAAVLHALRETDPDYYEQTRQMLAERVDTFTAALDDAGAEYTEPDGSFYVLARFPEFPGTLENTFELIDEAGVAGMPGSGFGTAREDWLRFALVTPRVEEAADRLADYFASR
- a CDS encoding TRC40/GET3/ArsA family transport-energizing ATPase — its product is MDEIEVEAVDSLDPGVVSDTAEYVLYGGKGGVGKTTMAAATALASANDGTATLVVSTDPAHSLSDTLEFDVPSRPAKVREASPLWAVEIDPDDALSQAGMFGQDGGFAGGLDELLGGAGGAGDDGAMMPGADEAAAVQLLLEYMDDERFDRVVVDTAPTGHTLRLLELPEVLDSMVGRMMQMRERFGGMMDGLTGMFGQDDDEEQAGLGDLDAVEERVERLRDVLTDPTRTDFRVVLVPEEMSVLEAQRLTDRLDEFGVPVGTVVVNRVMEPLADAADVPGDAFVAPNHEDCEFCARRWDVQQAALAEAQDLFRNYGVKRVPLLADEVRGERPLRVVAACLDA
- a CDS encoding SDR family oxidoreductase — protein: MEKVALITGCSSGIGAATARSLLDEEWTVVATARDTDDLAALAEAGCDTAELDVTKPAQCRNVVDETVEEHGRLDCLVNNAGYAQLGPLEDVPTRELHRQFDVNVYGPHRLIRAALPHMREAEDGTIVNVSSVSGRVPTPGMGAYNGSKFALEGMSDALRAEVAPYDVDVAVVEPGPVDTSFTDRAESEIQGLDRSGAYETLYSFFEDASAVNGVGAVAPEKVAEVITEAAVSPDPKSRYPVGTAGRVGVLARFLPDRWLDAGYRLVQRFS